The DNA window TGCCATAAATTTAATGGAATAGTATAGTTGTATCCCATTTATAAGCAATAtggtatttcaaaataattctcAAGCTTGAGTGATTTCTTGCCAGCAAATTTTTGTACACAGTGCACCTGCATTTTGCTACAGggtaaaaatgttcagtgttaatttaacagCAACAGAGTCTATAAGTCTCAAAAAGGGACCACATGTGCACTGTaacttaatttaaataaataaatctgcgTTTCATTTCTGCACAACAGCGAATACACACGTTTCGCAACTCTTCCCATTCTTATCCTCTTTGCACAATGGTTGTTGTTAACTTGTTTTGATCCCTCCGCGGAACGGCGTCGTTGCTGCGTGCGCTTCCAACTTATCGTAACCAcaacaaaacatgcacatttttacaGAAGGTTTTGCAGGATAGTTGTCTTATTTTGTGTGAGACAATAAACCCGTGTTTTGCAAAACGCTGAATAAGCACTTCGTTTCTCGGCTGACTGCAGTCACCGTTCTATTTCGCAAGTTAGGTTAGCTCACTCAAAACAACAAATAGGAAATTACAGTTAAATTCTGTACTAACTAACGCGGAGCACCAACTTATTATAAGACGTAGACACAGTTCTTACCCTGGAAAATGAGAACGACCACAGGGATAATACAAACTCCTCTCTCCATGACAGGGGAAACTTCACGTGTATCCCGTGGCAACCGCTCTCCGTGGGGGAATGCAAAAGCGAGTCGAGGCAAAATTGGTTAGAAAAAGTTCAAACGGTTTCAAAACACTGAGAACTGATTATTCAATGATTTTCTTCCCACTCCGCCTGAATGTGAATCTGTCTTCCTTTCtcattagttaaaaaaaaaacagactaaaaACAACCATAAATTTGATTAGCTATGTAGCTAAGAGTGTAGAGTGGTGCACTGTTTTGCAGCTGCAGTACTAGTAGGCTACACTGTTGTTAAGTACAATGTTTTCCTTGCGGCAGAATGTCTTGAAATATACCAAGCTCGCACGTTTAAAGCGTACGTCCATGCTTTGGCTGAAGACTTTGGAATAATGGGCAGTACGATGAATGGACGAGAACAGAATGCTAATTAGACAGGAGTGAAACGTCTGCTTTCAGACATGAACTGCACACATCACGAAAGGTCTGTTCTTCAGTAAGCTATTGTGTACAGTTCGGTGGGGGGCGTTCCCCTTCCTCTTTGAAACCCAGCCGCCTCGTAGTACACTCAGAGTACActagaatgaaaaaaagaaacagtatcTTTTCCAACGACACAAGAAAAGGAATAAATGATGCAGCGATTTGGCAACGATGTTCATAGACCCCTCAACAGTGGAACTCTAAATGGAATCTTCACCATCGGTTGATATATGGGCCATCTATTGTCTTCGTGAGGACTGTGGTTAAATTAAAGGGGGAAGGGGTGATTTAAGTCCGTTTAAAATAGGGCTTCTGGGTGAGAACCGTTTGAAACGCAGCCAGCATGCTTAGGTAACCTCATGGGCACTTTTTGTTTGGAGATTTTTTAAGATCGCAAAGTCCAGTGCAGAATTTTTGCAGTGCAGAAGTCCAGATGACAGTACCTGACAACATCTGTCACCTATTGCGAATCAAATTGCGGATGTACAGGTTGTAACGCTTAAAATGCATGGTGGTGGCGCCGCCCATTACTAGACAGTGGATTTTACAGTAGCCTCGACCCCAAATTGAACGAAGTTCCGATCATTCGAGTGTTATTATCAGAATCATGCGGTTACCTCTGGGCTGTTCAGTGAAATGTAAGTGCAACTCCTGCAccatatttatttgtaattttgcttatggtatataggcctatattagTTGCAGTAATGATTTTTGAAGTTTGAAACAAAGAGCCATTTCCTTTTAATTGGGCACTCAAAATTAGGCACAAAATGGTTGTGCatagtggtgcagtgggtagcactatTGCCTCACAGCatgaaggtcctgggtttgaatcctaggcctgggcctttctgtgtggagtttgcatgttctccccatgtccacgtgggtttccacCGGGTACTCTGCAGGACTATGTCTTTCATCTTTCTCTGCGGCAGCCAAAAGGGAAAGGAAGGATATGGCCACTGTTTCCCCAATGATCCAGcttgtgggggcggggggcaaaCTATTCAAACAAAGACAAGGGATAACATTGATCAAAGAATGCAATCGGAAGAGGAAAGACCTGCTGCActcattttttaagtttaaaagcTGGACGCTGACGCTTCTGCACAATGCACACTGGACACTGTCAACAAGACGATAGTATTGCCAATTTCAAGGCCTGTGGAGAAGTCAAATTCTGTGCAACAAAGAAGAGTTCCTCCAAAAACAGTAAACATGCCAAGCACCTCATTTAAATAACTGATTAGTCTTTTTGCATGACAGTACTCATAagtgctttttttaatgtcagaGAAAAGGACTAAtggacaaaaatgcaaatgtttctgtttgatGGACCTTCATTGGTGCATAAAACATaatattacaaatgtaaatataaagactgAAATGCCATCAAATAGGGGACTGTGAGGTTGCTCTTTCTGTTAAGGCGTTATTCTAGTGTGTGGACAAGCCCCACAATATTTTGACTTGTGCAGTAAATCTAATTATGTCCCCCAACAGTTACTTTTGCTCCATTCCACCTGgccatgtgtctgtctgtcagtctgttagTAGGGTGTCTCCAAAAATTATTAACAGATTTGCATGAAACTTTGTGGGAAACTTGGTCATCAGGCAAGAAAGAGCTTATTAACAACAAAAAGGCATGTTACTTCTGAAGGGACTCATGTAACACCATGCACCTTTGTGCACtatcaggaaggggggggggagggggtggagaggtCATTTCCAGCCACTGAACAAATGTGTTAATTGGCCATGTGGTTTTGTAATAACGGACTAAAACGCTTAAGAGTAGctagattttaaaatggcatatCGCATGTCCAATCTAAGATACAATCATCAAAATATGTGCATCTCCTCATGTGAAGGATACGGAAGAAATGATCGACTTTTGGAACTGGCATATCTAGACAATTGCATAGTGTTGGAGGAGGTATGCACTCTACTGAGACCCATCTTCTGCTGCCATCTAGCTCTGGCCTGAGGCACTTGGCAGTATTATAGTCTTTAAATAGAAAAGAATAATAGCTTGAATCCTTGGCATTAAAGGGCTTGCAGAAAGGGAGCAgatttgtttgaaaaatgtgGTCCATTTCAGAGGCAAAACAGTCCGTCGTTTCCACCTAGTGTTTAGATTGTGAAgtgtaacatttgtttttagcAGATAAAAGATTCACAATGTTCATGACATTACTGTACTTTTTAGCTGGAAAAGCAGGCTTCCGGAGTGTGATAACtatgacataaaaaataaatagcacatCAATAGCACATCAAGCATATTTATCAATACTATCCGAGGTTTGCAGCTTCATTCACAACTGCAGCAAGAGGTATAGGAAGATGAATGCtgttttcatgaaaagaaacaaTCTCATATTTATTCGTTTtggtttaaagcaaaataatatttggtCTATTGTTACACATTAATAGTGCATAAGGACGAGGTTTTTTAAtccaaaaatgccaaaatgtgcTCTcctataaagaaaaaaaaagaaatattatttCGGTCCAGGCTACAGGTGCCAAATTTCAGAATGTGACTGACACAAACCTgttcttctttttattattatttatttcactgtactTACTATTTATCCTtgggttgtttttgttgtctgGTGTCCAATATCCTTGATCATGTAAAACTAATGAAATCTTGAGGAAAATGGCAAATCATGTCAGTTGCACCAGGCTAGGCTCCTTTCCAAGACACTTAAAGAAGTAGGAAGGAATGTATTTCAGATtcagatgttttatttgcaatattGGCAATCTAGTTATACATCTGCGGATGGTGGGCGTGACAGGGGCTTGGTGAGTAGCCTACGTGAAACGTGTCGATAATATGTGATTGGTAGAGGGGGTGGTTTAGATTTACGGATACACTGACGAGACTAAAACGAACATGGCTGGTCAGGGTTATCTTGAAGCTGGAGCGTTCTACGAGGATTCGGGGGCAAACGCGGTGTGCTTCTTGGAATGCATGCGTTTTAGCCAACGTTAGTCCTGTTTAGAGTTAGCGAAACGCGTGGACAGAAAGGCACCCCCAGAATACTGAGAAAAATGATGACAAGGCAAAGGAAGCATCCGATTAAAAACCCAAAAGGTAACGTTAGTATACTAAAATATTAGTATTAATGAATTGTTGCCGGCTGTTCTTTAACGCGTATTTGGTTTGCAATCCATTGCATGGGTGTGTAATTTATAGTGCAGCAATTAGCTAGATCGGTAATGAAgctgttttgttgctgtttgaCGTAATTTCCCGAAGTCGCCAGCTGACAAACCTGATTCTTATCTGGAGAAATTATGATATTTTTGTGAAAGTAATGCTTTGGTAGAATCTGTAGTTAGCAAGTGCGTCGCTGAACGTGCTGATGGCGCCCCATTGGAGAACCGTCTGCACTGCAGATTTGCAAACATTAGCTTTCTAGTTTATGTCCCATGCTGGAAAATTCCTCGTGTGCAATGAACCGTCTATGTGTAACATAAGACAATAAAGTTGTCACGGGAGCTGGCGAATTCAATTAAATTGGAATCTTGCTAATTCATCTTAGCAAACATGTTGCGAATCCATCGATAGCCATTACCTTCATTGGCGTCGGTCCGGTTCTTATTGTGCTTGCTTATTGGGGATGTACAGGTAGCTACGATTAGCCTACTAGCTACACACTCTTGTTTGaagctaactatatagctagttGCAATGTAGTTCTGCATGCATTTAGTGGTACGTAGGAGCCAGCCCAAGAAGCTGGCTAGATTTGGAGTTTCTTATTCTGGGTGGGGCACCGCTATTTTGTTCTTTCACAGGGCACCGGTAgaatggaactttttttttttttaatcgacgATTTATCAGTTGGCTTAGGCCCCTTCAGCTGTGTTCCAGTGATATTTTCTGAGCTAGCTGGGTGGCGTACCGGTTTGCTCGAGAGTAGGCTACAACAGCAACGTCCACCCTGAGATTCGAACCTATAACGTACTGGTTGAATCCAGGCTCATGATTTAAACACGAAAAAATCATAGCGTTTTAAGTTTAGTGAATGTGTCTGTCGGGAGAATGTTAATGCATTTCCGTATTACTCTTTTGTCAAGCAATTCTCATAGTTATTTTCCTCATGCCAAATTCTGCCACTGACGCAACGAATCATTTCCTACTCTTCTCGTCAGTTTCTTAAAACAGAGTAACATTACACGtagtaataatattattaataataataataataatcaatcatATATTGAAACGAGAATGTCATTGTGTTGCAATCTGTCTTCtcactcttttcttttttttggtcaatTTTATGTTTATGGTTTCAAGCTGCTGGCATCTGTCTCATGCAGTCATGACCTTGTAGGCTTGTTCTGTGGATTTCCAAGGAACTACACTAACtatgatgaaaatgaattctGCTGTCGTCTTAGCTGCTATGAAAGCCAGCAGGATTtttagcacaataagcacagtaTGACCATGGGGATTTTATTCTTAATGGCacacatagctatttctgactgTGGTTTAAGATGGTAGATAATCCCTCTAGATGTGAAAAGTGCCTAATTGAGagaaattaacaaattaaaattattggCTTGCAATTGTGGTTAGAACGAAAATCAGCATACACAAGGGTactccaggaccaaggttgggaaccactggtctaCAATATCCACTGTGTTATATGGTTACAGGTTGAGCCTGATTGGAATAATCCGAACAAGAAGTAGCTGTGCTACTTTATGTTTCAAGTAGGATATAGGGCCTAAAATTTGACATTCAAACCTATTAACTCAGGAATgtaaatctgtttttaaaaatctctttaaTTTTTATTCCCAACCCCACTGGTTACAGTACTGTCCTcctcctgtctttttttattttattttattttttacctttaGTTCTTTTTAAGAACTAAACGGTTGTCGCATCAGTCTCTCTGGCACTGCAGGATGTGAATGaaagaggatgggggggggggggttgtttcaCAGGTAGGCAAGAGAAGTCAAGGAGAAGGAGTGGTTTGATGGCAGGGAGAAGAGAATCTGTTACTGAGAGCATGGGAGCGCTGCCTGTGTAATTGAAACTGGAGAGTGAAACCCTGGTGAGAGGGGATCAAGCAAAGAACACTGCAGAAGAAAAGCACACGAGTTGTTGCTGGGCACCTTGCCTAGGGGTTTATAGAGACGGAGAAGCTGCGAGACAGCGAGGCAGCGTTTGGGATTTTGTGGGGATCgagatttttctttatttagtcCATTTCTTTTTGTCATGCGAGCCCATTCATATGCAGAAGAAAAAGGTTCGAAAATGAGGACGTGGGCATTAGATGGGAATGAGATCATGCATTTCTGTGGCCTGACCAGAGACTACAGAACCACAGATGGACGTGAGCTGTTCAGATAAATCCGGTGCATCTGTGTTGACACCAATTCgaaatttatttctgttgtcCACTGTCCATCTCTTTTGGAGaaacttttttcaaatgaaataaaaatagatggCCTGGAAAAAATTGGTGTGTGCAGGTTCTGTGTTTTTAAGTCTCTAAAATGAGGAGCACAGATTAATCACGGGGGTCGAGGggtattatttttgtattatttgttgGTTTTCAGCCTTCACCGAAATTGTTGGttgtggattttaaaaaaatgtttgaccACTGACCGAGTTTGGCACTGTAAGCATTAAAACTTTATGATGGGAACTTGGGTCCTGATATTATGTGTGCAAGATGCATTCTAGAAATAGATTCTTCCCCGTGGTATGAATCGATTTGAATCAAGAACATTGTGATCACTCGATCTGTGAAATAAGTCACCATTTTTTATGAATAGCTTCTAAATGGATGTAAAAAGAGGCCGCTTGCTGCACATTTTTAACTTCAAGCAAACTGACAAGATGAGAGTATATAAGTAGAATGGAACAGCTACAACTTTTAGGTAGCAAACCTGGTGAAAGAAAATTGTAGCAAACTCAAAGGGGTTATTCTTTATGCACTGTGTAAATTCATTCTGAAAGTTCAGAAATATAGGGTCTCCACAGTCCATGAATAAATCTACAGGAATGTTGGAGACAAGCAATTTCACAATGTGCAGACTATTAAAAACAGTTTGGAGCGACATAAAGTATATTATAATAAGGTTATTGAAATGAATAAGGGTACCTAAAATTCTCTTTGAAATGCAAATCATCCAAAAAGTAATTCTAAGCATTTTTCATATTGCAGTTGAAAGGGGGCAAAGTAAAGaactgcattttgcatttgaaataagtAAGCTTTTCTTGCTTTGCTTTGTAATAAGAATATTGCTGATAGAGCTTATAGGGACAATATCCAGGATATTTTTAAGGATAGTGAGATGAGGTCAGCCTGATGGCACACATTCAAGAGGATTATCATATAAAAAACACTGACGGGCATGTTTAGAAGTTTCTAGAAATAGTGTCTGACTGGGAACAGGGGAGTATTATACAAATATGTTAGAAGGGGAATCATGCTGACCCAGAAATCTACAGACCTGTTATTTTAACTTCCATCTCATGTAAAATCCTGGAACCTCTCATTAGGCACAAGTAAGAATTATTCCAGGAagtaaactttattttaagggatggtcagtgctgttttaGCAGGGGAAAGCAATGCCTCGCAAACACCCTGGACGTCTTTAAGGAACCAACGAAGATTTTTGACAAACCAGACATGGGTGTTTTGCGCTTCAGTAACGTGTGCGCCAATTTTAGCGTGAAAGCCCTGGTTTAGGCTTAATTGCAGCTGATTGGTGGTTTTTAATACGTCCTTCCAGGCAGAGCTTGCCTCTCGGAGCTGGGCGAGGTCGGGGACACGATCTGGAAAGAGCTGTCCCAGATTAAGGAGGAGCCCATCGACCTCACAGAGATCAAAGAGGAGCAGTGCGAGTCGCTGCTCGTCTACGTCAAGAGGGAGCGGGACGGGAGGCCAGAGAGCGGCGGACCGCAGAGGAGGCGCGGGCcgggcgcggcggcggctgtGCTAGGCGACCGCGACGGCGCGAGCGCGGCGAACCGCAAGGCGAGGCCGAGCGCCGCGACCGCGACCAAGAAGGCCAGAGCGAAGAGGAAGAAGGGAGCCGCCCCCAAAAAGCCCGCGGCGAGGAAGGTcgggaaagagaggaggaggaggggggcggtggaggaggaggaggagcggaagAAGTGGAGCGCGGGCCGGTACCCCTGCCAGAACTGCGACGGCGTCTTCCCCAGCGTCGCCGGCCTGCAGGACCACCAGCAGGAGGCGCACGGCGACCTGAGGCCCTACGCCTGCAAGGTGTGCGGCAAGCGCTACCGCTACTCGTGCGTGCTGACCAACCACCTGCGCACGCACTCCGGGGAGCGGCCCTTCGCCTGCCAGCTCTGCCCCAAGCGCTTCACGCAGAACGCCAGCTACCGGGCGCACCAGCGCATCCACAACGGCGAGAAGCCCTTCGCCTGCGTGCACTGCGGCCGCCGCTTCGCGCGCAGCTGCGACATGAACCGCCACGCCAGCACGCACACCGAGGAGCGGCTGTACGGCTGCGCCGAATGCGGTGAGTGGCAGGGGGGGATTGGTCCTGTTTGGAATTCTTCTAGGGTAGTCCAATTTGTGAGCAattttattaacttttatttatttattttcctctttttctcctttgtcttaaaatgtgtgcatgatgAAGCACAGAGACATTCTCAGTTTTCAGTCCACCTTTATTTAACCTGGTACTTCACATAATGGAAATGCACATTGATAATTACATTGTACGTACATGCATCATAATGTTCATATACCTTATGTAAATGTTTCTTTACCGTTAAATATGATTACAGTTAGTGTTGCAAAGTTTATTCAAGAATAGTTGCagagcacttaaaaaaaaaaataataataataatttaaatgtcaatTTAGAAAATCAAAACATCCCAGTTCCATTGCCCATTTCCAGAGCTTGTTCACCAGCACATTTTGGCTAACTGTGTAaattttctctccccctcccccctctctctctcgctcgcccccTTTCTcatttcccctctcccccctccctcttaaccctcctctctttcactctctgtccctccccctccccctccctctcccccaccccaggtAAGAGTTTCCGGCGCTCGGTCCACTTGCGCTCGCATGCTCTGATCCACTCGGGCGAGCTGCCCTTCCCCTGCCCGGACTGCGGGCGCCGGTTCCGC is part of the Anguilla anguilla isolate fAngAng1 chromosome 10, fAngAng1.pri, whole genome shotgun sequence genome and encodes:
- the LOC118206328 gene encoding zinc finger protein 660-like; translated protein: MMTRQRKHPIKNPKGRACLSELGEVGDTIWKELSQIKEEPIDLTEIKEEQCESLLVYVKRERDGRPESGGPQRRRGPGAAAAVLGDRDGASAANRKARPSAATATKKARAKRKKGAAPKKPAARKVGKERRRRGAVEEEEERKKWSAGRYPCQNCDGVFPSVAGLQDHQQEAHGDLRPYACKVCGKRYRYSCVLTNHLRTHSGERPFACQLCPKRFTQNASYRAHQRIHNGEKPFACVHCGRRFARSCDMNRHASTHTEERLYGCAECGKSFRRSVHLRSHALIHSGELPFPCPDCGRRFRHATNLATHRRIHSGEQPYRCARCGKGFRQSGHLKLHERTHTGERPYPCPECGKAFARLVYLHDHRRTHTREKPYYCEDCGRCFSRPGNLLTHRLVHSAERRHQCPECGKTFRHPGGLKVHARVHTQERPYGCKDCGKTFRGLGGLRIHERCHTGARPYVCGVCGKGFREGKVLKNHALVHSGERPYRCEGCGRRFGQLGAYRIHLRRHTGEKPYACAQCPKTFRHSNSLKAHLMIHTGEAPFPCPKCGRLYKHMRSLQLHSRTHGDGD